In Lolium rigidum isolate FL_2022 chromosome 7, APGP_CSIRO_Lrig_0.1, whole genome shotgun sequence, the DNA window AGGATCACTGTTTCCATTTAGACATGAAGATATACTTCTCTCGGTACCATGAAAcatgtcaattttttttaaatttggacgtatcaagacaCTAAATACtacctagatacatccaaattttgatcaGTCTCCAACATGTTTCATGAGACGGGGGGAGTATTATTTACTGGCTTTCATGTTTTCCACAGCAACAACTATACATCTTCCCTATCATAGTTGTCTGATACCATGCCTTAATTAAGTTATATTCATTACTGTCCATTCCATTCATGATGTTCTGCTGGGTGAAACCAATGCAGGGATACCTATAATGACAAGAGCCCAGAGATTCCACCCTTTAGACCCGTTATCTGCTGCCGAAATTGCAGTGGCTGTTGCAACTGTAAGAGCTGCTGGAAAATCTCCTGAGGTTTGTCAACAAAACTTTTCACATACTTTTCTGTACAATCTTGGAAACAGAATTAACGAGCGATATTCTTAAATCATAGGAACGAGACAGCATGCGTTTTGTCGAAGCTGTGCTATTGGAACCAGAAAAGAATGTTGTAGCACTGGCTGATGCTTACTTTTTCCCACCTTTCCAACCATCACTGCTCCCTAGAACAAAAGGCTCTCCTGTCATTCCAAGCAGGTTGCCTCCCAGAAGGGCCAAGCTTGTTGTCTACAACAGACGTTCCAATGAGACTACCATTTGGATAGTTGAACTATCTGAAGTGCATGCCGCTACCAGAGGTGGACATCACAGAGGGAAGGTGATATCATCTGAAGTTATTCCAGATGTTCAGCCTGCAATGGTAGGCCTACTTAATTTGTTAGTATATTGCCTTCATTTGTCTATTTGATCCCAAATTTAAATATGGCAATCAATTAGTTTATGCAAAAATCTTTGTGTTTTAATTATTGCTCACAACTTGCATCGTTGTAGTTCTTCAATATTTACTCAGCTTTTTGTCTTTTGAACATTATGCTGCTGTTTTCTGAAATGTTTTACGATGATTATTTTGAATTTTCAGGATGCAATGGAATATGCTGAGTGTGAAGCTACAGTAAAAAATTATCCTCCATTTATTGAAGCTATGAAAAAAAGAGGTGTGGATGATATGGAGCTTGTTATGGTAGATGCCTGGTAAGCTAGCTACTGTCAAACTCATATATTATAGTTATTGTCTTTCAGCTTACGTCATCATACTGAAAATTGGATTTGGACTTCGTTCATAAATCTCAGGTGCGCGGGCTACTACAGTGAAGCTGATGCTCCGAGTCGCAGACTTGCCAGGCCTCTAATCTTTTGCCTAACTGAGAGTGATAGTCCCATGGAAAATGGTTATGCTCGACCTGTCGAAGGGATCCATGTTGTTGTTGATATGCAGAATAGTGTTGTCATAGAGTTTGAGGATAGGAAATTTGTTCCTCTGCCGCCACCAGATCATTTGAGAAATTACACTCCTGGGGAAACAAGAGGTGGTGTTGATCGAAGTGATTTGAAACCTCTTATTATCGATCAACCTGAGGGCCCAAGCTTCCGTATCAATGGCTATTTTGTGGAATGGCAGAAGGTAATATTTTCTCAATATGTTTACTTATCATACCGGTATTTTTAATAACCTATCATTTAGAGATAATAACACTTTTAATGATGTTGAGCAGTGGAACTTCCGTATTGGCTTCACCCCTAAAGAGGGTCTGGTTATCTATTCTGTTGCATATGTTGATGGTAGTCGTGGACGTCGACCTATAGCTCATAGGCTGAGCTTTGTTGAGATGGTTGTTCCTTATGGTGATCCGAGTGAACCACATTATCGAAAGAATGCATTTGATGCTGGAGAAGATGGACTTGGCAAAAATGCCCATTCCCTCAAGAAGGTCATTTGCTCAGTTCTAGGCGATTTTATCTCTTCTGTGATTTGAACGTTGATCTGACTAATATACTCTGTTCTTCCTTTGTGCAGGGATGTGACTGCTTGGGTTACATAAAGTATTTTGATGCACACTTCACAAATTTTACGGGTCATGTGGAGACGATTGAAAATTGTGTTTGTTTGCATGAGGAGGACCATGGAATCCTGTGGAAGCACCAAGATTGGAGAACTGGTTTAGCAGAAGTTAGGCGATCAAGGAGGCTGACAGTGTCGTTTATCTGCACAGTTGCCAACTATGAATATGGGTTTTACTGGCACTTTTATCAGGTAACTATTGGAATAGACTATTTGAGATTTAGTACATACTTcaacctagtttttaattaagtAGTATGATGCTTCCATGTTCTACCACTTTGTTATTGCAATGtaatcatttgttcttttttctTGGCTATAGGATGGTAAGATAGAGGCTGAAATAAAACTTACTGGAATTCTTAGTTTGGGAGCGCTGATGCCTGGGGAAACAAGGAAATATGGTACAACCATCGCTCCTAGTCTGTATGCACCTGTTCACCAGCATTTCTTTATTGCCCGTATGGACATGGCTGTTGATTGCAAACCTAACGAGGCACATAATCAGGTGGGTCCCCTGCATCTTTTTATTTATTCATGATATCAAAATGCCCAGGAGAGACTAAGTACCACTGCATCTACTAAGTAGAAGTTGATTTGTCCTATTACGGAATATTATTACAGTAACTTTTTTTTGGTTGAAAGCAGAGCCTTATGATTATACCCTGTCCTGTGTGCTGCACAAACATGTGGTATATTTGACTCATTTGTTTATACCACAGGTGGTTGAAGTAAATGTCAAAATAGAAAATGCAGGCACACATAATGTGCACAACAATGCTTTCTACGCTGAAGAAAAAATATTGAAATCTGAGTTGCAGGCAATGCGAGATTGCGATCCTTCATCTGCACGACATTGGATCGTAAGTGCACATGCAGACATGCTTGTTGTTTCTCTTCTTCGTTTGATTATGTTATTGTTGATCAGTCAGGGTGATGCATCAATTCATAATGATTGCTAAAATATCAGCATCTCTGTGGTCAAACAGCTGGTATCTCCTGACTTTCAGTAGAGTAGATGTCAGTAAGACATACCAGCTGCACAAAAAAGCATGTCAAATATTACCGACACCATATCCACACCACAGCAAAGCAGAATACTGATTTTCTTCTGTTCCTGGTTTTCATCTTGATCAGGTCAGGAACACAAGGGCTGTAAACCGAACCGGCCAACCAACTGGCTACAGGCTCGTGCCTGGTTCAAACTGTTTACCGTTCGCTCTACCTGAGGCAAAGTTCCTTCGACGAGCCGGGTTCTTAAAGCACAATCTCTGGGTCACACCATACAAGAGTGACGAGAAGTTCCCCGGAGGGGAGTTCCCCAATCAGAATCCGCGTCTACACGAGGGCTTACCTACTTGGGTTCAAAAGGATAGACCCTTGGAGGAAACTGACATCGTCCTCTGGTACATTCCTCTTACACGCTGATAGCTAACAATGTTCTCCTGAGTTTGCAGTTCCCGATCCTTACAACTGTGTTCTGCATCTACAGGTATGTGTTTGGACTTACCCACATCCCAAGGCTGGAGGACTGGCCTGTCATGCCAGTGGAACGCATTGGTTTCATGCTCATGGTACGTACCACATTCTGACCCTGTGAAGCCTCCTGCTGTAGTTTTGGTTTCAGAGAGGAAATCGTCCATTACTTAATCGATCTCAGCTGAACTTAAGCTTATTTTCTCCACTGCAGCCGCATGGATTCTTCAACTGTTCGCCTGCGGTTGACGTGCCTCCTGGCACTTCTGATGCTGCTGATGTGAAGGAAGCTGACTCGCCTAAAGTCATCCAGAATGGTGTTGTTTCCAAACTCTGAGCTTGCAGGGCCACAAAAAGATAAACTGCTGCAGTACTACTACGAATATTGCTCCGAataaaatttgttttcttatatgGTGTGTATGGTTTTCTGTAATATCTTTGTTGACTGCACGGATTAAACGTTGGGCCACTAGTAGCATGTTATGAAGGCTGGACTGGCATAATGCATGTATAAATAAAAGTTGTGTTACACAAATACAGCCATGTCCCTTCTGGGGAATATTATCGTGTCATTGATCATTCCCTGGACCGTCATAATGCCTGTAGCCGTTTTTGTTAGCTCCACTGTCATGTTCACAATCGTTGAGTAATTACAAGGTTCAAAAATCAAAAGAGACCTCTGTAAATTCAAGGGTACAAAGGTCAAAGAAcctaaaagcaaaaaaaaaaaacgacagGCAAAAACTTCAATCATAAGAACCGTTTTCACAATGGCATCCACAGAAATGCTGGAAGCTTATATATACATcttaattatagatacattgcacCTTGTGTATCTTCAACATTTACCCAGTGACCAAAGCTGCATGTCATTTTAGCAGATTGTTCCTTTTAGTTGCAGAGTTTTCACACATCTGGTCAGTAGCACTCAAGAATTTCTATGGATTACAGAGATGCAATGGTTCAATCTTCAGGCCAACTGAACCAAGAAATTTATACGCTGTACACTATACAGTTTTATTGCCATAGAAATTCTTGCGTGCTTGACCAAGTTCATTGCCACTTGACCAAGTTCCCCAGAAGCAGCCTGGGATGGTAGGTTTTACAAAGAACTAAGGTGAACAATGAACATGAAGATCATGTAGCCAATGCCCCGCTTGGCCAACAGGGATGCCTATTCCGATTTGGACTTGGAGATGATGTAGCCAATGCCCAGCACAATGGTCTGTATTTGGAGGGGTCCATCTGGTCATCTTCTGGTATAGAGGGCTTTCGGTCGCCATTTATCAGCCTCTGACAGGGCAAGTTGTGTattcatgggagagagtgattcaAGCATTACATCTCTCATATGTGAGGCAGCTGCTTCTCCGCGGCGTGTTGCCAGCTCTAGATACATGAAAGACCTGATCTTGTCTCCTGCCTAAGCAAGATATGCATCATCACAAACGGATGcttaaaaattaaaataattacaGGTGAATGCACATCACACTAAACAATTAACATTGGAGAGCCAATGATACTCCATAGTAATGCAACAGGTTATGACGTATCTGATCGACGTTGCTACCATTATCAACAGCTTCTTTACGAAAACCAAGCAAATACATCCCAAACAGCAACAAAGCTGAATACAAGAATGGCGTGTCTACTTAATGACATATTATACGACACCCCAATGACCCAGCCTACTATCGGTGTCCGATGCCAACTTTGGTGGTAGTTATCCTCTGCAATTAAGAAATTGACATTGCTGGTAATGTACGACATTTTGCTCTTAATCTATTTAACTTGACCAAGATAGTATGTCagagatttgtccaaattcagatgtatcaAATTCAGATGTATCAATATTACGCTAAGAAGTGTCTAGATACACTTAAATTTAGGCATACTcgtgacatccttttatggacagaggtagtatatactATTCCTTTCAGTTCTGTCTACCTAAGTCTCCTTGAGTAAAAAGATACCGAAGTCAAACCAAGTCAACATCAAAATGGTATGGTTTCATGTAGGTCCCAAGCAGGAAAGTTGATCGCACCTATGTAGTCTGAGAACTTCGAACCTCGAGCAACCAAGCTTACATCCCTAATCTTATATGGGCAACAATAATGCACTATGCAATGTTATATGTAAGCAAGCAATGTAGGATGCAggaaaaacaaacaaatatacgatTAACTACAATATGCCTCCAAATGAAAACCATTTGGAAAAATGCACTAATATTTTCAGATTATCATGGAAATAGTTTAGATAGACAAAACAGCATCCCCGTGTGGTACAAGATAAGAAATGACATACCGCACATAGTTTAAGACCACACTCATAAAGAGCCTTCTTGTGACCACAGTCAGCAGCTAGTTGCAGCCACTTCTTTGCACGCACATGATCCTGCGTAAACCCTTCACCCAAGCAGTAACACAAGGAAACGTTATACATGGCTCGTACATTCCCTCCCTCTGCAGCTCGCAAGTACCATTTTGCCTGCATTTACAAGTTCCTTTCAGTTGGAAAAATGAGGGAAGCAAAACCTTAGTGTAACTGCTACAGAGAAGGTTGATGAGTATTCTGGTAATATGGCATCCACCAGTTTGCATTGATCCTGGTGATACAATCCTGACTACCTTAGTAGGGTAACCCAGTCAAGGTTGAAGGATCCTTTCTCTTAGCAAAGTTTTCAGCAAccaaagcaagtttagtttaaaaGCTTGAACACAACAAATCAGCTTCGAAATCGCCATGAGCTAAAATAAGAGCATATGGAGGTTTCCTGATGAAAAACTTATTTCAGAAAATATTTGCTACAGGCCATTTTCGTAGAAACCCAATATTACAGCAGTGAATCGGAGCAGCAACTATATATACATCTAGAGTAACAAACTATTTTGGACttgaaaaaaaaaaagtaaagcacAATGGTATCTTACAGCTTCTCGTTGATTCCGCTTGATTCCTTTTCCGTTCTGCAAGCAGAGGCCTAGGTTGTATTGGGCCCGAACATTGCCTGCGGATGCAGCTGGATAAAACCATCTAACAGCTTCCTCGGCCTCGGGTGGATCAGCTGTATCGTAAAGAAATTTGACAGCTAGTCAATTCTAAATTTCTAATATGGCTCGAGACAGAGAGTTTGACTGCGTAACAAAACCTAGAAGCCATTTCCACTAGGAGCTAGGTACTGTATTTGCTACTCTTCAGAGTTTGAAATCGGACTGAAAGAACACCAAAGTTTACTGTAAAAAGACCCAGCAAAAGAGTAGACGGATGAGGCGGAGCAATCAATAATTCCCCGAGTATCAACACATCTACTACGACACTAGCCAAATTGGTCCTAACCTTTCAGCTACCATCTGAACCAAGTACCCAAGAAAGGAAATCCCGTAACCCCAAATCACTGATACCTTCGAGGTAAGAGACCCCGAGATTGCACATCCCGACAGGGTGCCCGAGCTCGGCCGCCCTGCGATAGTACCCCATGGCCTCCTCCCGCTGCCCCTCCTCCCAGCACAGCAGCCCGGCGTCCACCATCGCCGCCGCGGATCCGAGCCTGGCCGCCCGCTGGAACATCCCCAGCGCGCTCCGCCGCGCCACGTCGCGCCCCTCGACTCCGCACGGGGCGGGGACGGCGGGCCCGTGCTTGAGGCGGCGGCCGTGCGCGTGCAGCGCGGCCGCCTCGCGGAGCGGCTGCAGCGCGTCCCTCCAGGCCCGGCACGCGCGGCTGGCGGCCGAGACGTCGGCGGCGCCGGACGCGGAGAGAGCCTTGTGGAGGAGCTCCTGCGGGAGGTCGGCGAagtcggagccggagccggcgggggCGGTCTTGGGCGGcgcggggggcggtggcggtggctccGGCTTGGACTTcttggagtggcggcggcggcggcggcggtgggagtcGGAGGAGACGCGGAGGCGGGAGGAGAAGGGCGCCGGCGAGGGGTTGGGCGGCGGCCAGGTGCGGCTCGCGGCGTCCATGAGGGGATTGGGGACGCGTTGAGCCGCCCCGCGTTCGCCGTTCGGGGGGAAGCGGTTGGGGATTCAGAGGGTGTGTgtgcacgaggaggaggaggacggtggATTGGCAGGGAAGTCAATGGATTTGGGCTGGGCCGCTGTGTGAATGCAGGTGGGGTCCGTCTCGATGCGAGCACTCGGTTGGGCCCGTTGACAGTGACATGTGTTGGTCGGCTGGGTTTGGGTTTTTTCTTGAAGAAAAAGGAGCGCAAACACTGACAAAAAGAAGAGTTTGATTACGTGTTGCTAAATTGGAGTACAGTTCAACTACCAACATCTTCAATAATGAAGAATTTACTAACCTATGTCCATCCACTTTTCAACTTGAACACAAAAAAACTTATCCTCATTTTTGTATATATAAACTTTTTCCTTGTACGACTTATTTTCAAGCTAAGGCAGCAGATAATGGAATGGTTATCCTTAGGGGTAGGGGTTTTGCTAGTGAAGGATGCATTGCTAAGAAAAGATGTTCTTTTAGGTAAGGGGTTCTCCGGTTTCAATTAAAAAGAAATAATAGTACCAGAAAGAAAGCTCAAAGGCTAAAAAGAACATAGAAAAGATGGTAAATAGGCCATGGGTGGCTATCAAAATCTGGTGGTTGATAGTATAGGACAATCGATTCTCTTGAGCAAAAGCACCACAACGGCGAGCCAAACTACAAAAAATAGGAGGACCGAGGGTAGCAGAGAGCAGCTAGCGCAACTATGCAAGGCATACCAAATTTGTACTCGGTATATATTGATCCATTTGATGGCGATATATGCTAAACACCGATGGAGGAGCAGACGACCTTGACTAATTTTCGACACCTACTTTTATTATTAGAGGATCCTGGAATTGTTATTGAGAACATCGAATCAAACGTCGAGTCCTTCACTAAAGATGGAATCATATACTCACTAAGCATATCGTAGAGGATGGTGGAAGTGTGTAACTATTAAGGATATTGTATGGATAAAATGTTGCATATGCATATGTTTCTATGACCAGCTACATTGCTATTGCATACTTACGCTAACTTTCACATCAGAGTGCTTAACTTCACATACAAGTTTCATTACTAGACAACAAGATTGTACTCGATACGCAAAATTCAAGGCCAATCAACATCAATATTCACCATGCTAAACATCGATGGAGGAGCAACGACCTTGACTAAATTTTGACACCTACTTTTACTATTAGAGGATCTTGGAATTGTTATTAAGAACATCGAATCAAACGTTGAGTCCTTCACTAAAGACGGAATCATATACTCACTAAGCATATCGTAgaggatgggagtatatgtaacgATTAAGGATGTTGTATGGATCAAATGCTGCATATGCATATGTTTCTATGACCAATTACATTGTTATCACATAGTTACGCTAACTTTCACATCAGAGTGCTTAACTTCGCATACAAGGTGCACTACTAGACAACTAAGATCATGCGGTATCGGATAACAGGATTATAATACCAATAAACTTGAGAAAATCTAATCCAGAAAAGAGCTGAGATGCTCCTAGACTGTGTCAGACCTAGTCAAAAGAGCCGCGTGACATTGTCCTTGAGGTGGCGCTAATTCACACAAACTCATGTGCCTCTTGCCGTGCGGGTTGTTATGGCAAGCCTAAAACCTATCAAATTCGTAGACATGGTGTATCCTTTTTAGCTTATTTTTCCTTAGAAACTCTAAAGGACACAATTTTCAACTGAAAATGGTGACATTTTGACTTGAACCCACTACGTGGAATTTTCTACTCCCCGAATGCTATATTTTTACTTCAAGGCCACCATATTTCAATTTAAAGTTTTTAAACTTTCAGCTTCACATTCAATTAGATTCAACCAAAATTCATCACAAAACATCAACAATGAAGAACCTTTTACTAGGAACAATGAGATTCCAATCACATCATTAGTATATTTCATCTCAGAATTATTAAATTTCAACTAAATTCAACCAAACTATCAGTCTGTTTTGAATTATAAGATGTTGTAGTTTTTTGAAtcatatgtatctagacacatttcaaTGTGTTTTTTCACTCATTTTAGTCCGCATGTAGTTCATATTGAAATAtgtaaaacatcttataattcagGGAGCAAGGGCAGACCCATGTAGACCCAATATGGATCACATAAATACATGATACTATACAATTCCGCCATAACACTTTCTATTATGTTGTTTTTCTCGCATGTCTCTCGTCCCAACGCTCTCCCTTAAACCTCTCAAGAATTCTCTCATAGTTAGAATGAGCTATGCAATATCTTTGGTCGGCCCTTCCACCCGTACAAGCGGGGTGGTAGGTCCTCCTACCCTCGCAGGCAAAGTGGCATCATCGTTGCCTAATCTCCGCCGCAAACCAAGTGGTAATGCACGAACAATTTATACACGCACCCCCATGAAAAAGTTGTTGTTGTGATTCCCTTTCTAGACTCTTTGTATTCACCTTGCAGAATCCAAAATCTACATTTGAGCTGGAACTAAAGCTGATCCAGGGTTCAAAACTCATGGGTGGCTCAATCCAATCCATGTCACCAATCAAAGCAACATTCAGTAACTGATGCTAACGCTCACGGTCTCAAGAACACGACATTTCACACAATTTAAATACAAAAACtagtactctctctctctctctctctgtctctctctctcagaAGCACTTTTCTAGCAAAATTGATCAAACGTTCACAAGAATTTTTTTAGTTTCTCCTTACATTGTTGgtgaaaaattgaaaaataattcAAGATCATCCTGAAATGCTACTATTCTAGCACCAAAATATAGGTAAACTATTTAATGAGAGAAAAACTAAACATGGCATTGCAATGCAATTTCATTAAAAAAATCCTTCTAGAGGAAGTCATTATTGGAAAGCCATAAACATTTCTACTAATAACAACTCTGCCGTGGAAAGATACGTTTCTTAACATCAAGCATTCACGAGTACACAAAAGAATTACTATATATGGAGATAAATAATATGCACCATACATAACAGGAGAGAGCTAAGAAGGTGACACATTGATTAAAATTTCAATATTGAAGAAGAATCAAACGAATATGCATCGACAAAGTACAAACATACATAAATCGTTGCATTTGAGGCCGGTTGCTATATTGGAGTTTAGCTATTTTTACTAGAGCTTAtttatatattgaaaagataaaaaTGACAAGCACTATAATAAAAACTTGCAGAAGGACAAAATCATGTATACAAAGTGAAGGTATCCAAACCTGAaggtttacttgtttatcttggaGAAAGAAATAAAAGATAGATCACCTTGTATGGTTAACAACAAAGTAAAAAAATTACCATTATAGAGAATACATATGAGCATGCAAGTTGTGCTCCGCTTGAGATTGAACCATATACCTCCATGAACCACAAAATCAATTAAAATATACTTTTTTGATGATGGAAAATACATAGTGTTTCTAATTAATATTAGCAGTATATATAGAGTTAAAAGGGGAATTTACAAGTGATACATATGAGCATGGAAGTTGTGCACCCCTTGAGATTGAACCATATACCTCTCTTAAACACAAAACTAAGGTATATAGACTGTTCTGATAATGGAAAATACACAATGTTTGTAGTCAATATTACCAATAAATAGAGTAAAAACGAGAAATTAAACAACATATAGAATGCCGAATTGTTTTGATGAAGTAAAGGGAAAGATAATACAATAAATATTTTATAAACAACCGCAGTCTCAGTATCAACTACTAGTAAAATAGCTAGTCGTGGATTTGCTAGAAGTGGCGCACAgtgccactgctatatagcagcgGCGCGCCACTAGCACGTGCGCAACTGCTAAAAAACTTCCTAGTAGCACACTAGATTAGGGCATGCCCATTGCTATTTTTGGACCCGGGTGATCCCAACTGCCAAACTTACCCAGTGGCGTGCCTCTGTGTGGTGTGCCACTGCTAGCAAACTTAAGATATGGTGCACAACTGACATGTTTGAGGGAGaggtgatggcgcgtgagacacacgtctgttgggaaccctaagagggaggtgtgatgcgtacagcagcaagttttccctcagtaagaaaccaaggttatcgaaccagtaggagatgaaggccacgtgaaggttgttggtggaggagtgtagtgcggcgcaacaccagggattccggtgccaacgtggaacctgcacaacacaaccaaaatactttgccccaacttaacagtgaggttgtcaatctcaccggcttgctgtaaacaaaggactaaacgtatggtgtggagaatgatgttttcttgcgaagaacaacagagattagagattgcagttgattgtatttcatatgtaaaagaatggaccggggtccacagttcactagtggtgtctctccaataagaaatagcatgttgggtgaacaaattacagttgggcaattgacaaatagagagggcataacaatgcacatacatatcatgatgactactatgagatttaattagggcattacgacaaagtacatagaccgctatccagacatgcatctatgcctaaaaagtccaccttcgggttagcatccgcaccccttccgagtattaagttgcaaacaacggacaattgcattaagtatggtgcgtaatgtaatcaacacaaatatccttagacaaagcatcgatgttttatccctagtggcaacaacacatccacaaccttagaactttccgtcactcgtcccgcattcaatggaggcatgaacccactatcgagcataaatactccctcttggagtcacaagtatcaacttggccagagcctctactagcaacggagagcattgatatgtctcaaacgtatctataatttcttatgttccatgctacttttatgatgatactcacatgttttatacacattatatatcattattatgcattttccggcactaacctattgacgagatgccgaagattcagttgctgttttctgtcgtttttggtttcgtaaatcctagtaaggaaatattctcggaattggacgaaatcaacgcccaggggcctatttttccacgaagcttccagaagaccgagggagatacgaagtggggccacggggcgccgccacactagggcggcgcggcctagagggggcccacgcggacctagcgtgtggggcccccgtgactcctccgactccgcccttccgcctacttaaagccttcgtcgcgaaacccccagtaccgagagccacgatacggaaaaccttccagagacgccgccgccgccaatcccatctcgggggattcaggagatcgcctccggcaccctaccggagaggggaatcatctcccggaggactctacaccgccacggtcgcctctggagtgatgtgagagtagttcatccctggactatgggtccatagcagtagctagatggttgtcttctcctcattgtgctatcatgttagatcttgtgagctgcctatcatgatcaagatcatctatctgtaatcctacatgttgtgtttgttgggatccgatgaatattgaatactatgtcaagttgatatcaatctatcatatatgttgtttatgtttttgcatgctctccgttgctagtagaggctctggccaagttgatacttgtgactccaagagggagtatttatgctcgatagtgggttcatgcctccattaaatctgggacgatgacgaaagttctaaggttgtggatgtgctcgttgccactagggataaaacatcgatgctttgtctaaggatatttgtgttgattacattacgcaccatacttaatgcaattgtctgttatttgcaacttaatactggaaggggttcggatgataacctgaaggtggactttttaggcatatatgcatgctggatagcggtctatgtactttgtcgtaatgccctgattaaatcgcatagtactcatcatgatatatgtgtgtgcattgttatgccttctttatttgtcaattgcccaactgtaatttgttcacccaacatctgttt includes these proteins:
- the LOC124672575 gene encoding copper methylamine oxidase-like; the protein is MASAQEKATACCLPPRDAAGARRAIAVAGKVSMAGGERVVSAAGGGAVMEDIGAAVQPTTAKASSKGIPIMTRAQRFHPLDPLSAAEIAVAVATVRAAGKSPEERDSMRFVEAVLLEPEKNVVALADAYFFPPFQPSLLPRTKGSPVIPSRLPPRRAKLVVYNRRSNETTIWIVELSEVHAATRGGHHRGKVISSEVIPDVQPAMDAMEYAECEATVKNYPPFIEAMKKRGVDDMELVMVDAWCAGYYSEADAPSRRLARPLIFCLTESDSPMENGYARPVEGIHVVVDMQNSVVIEFEDRKFVPLPPPDHLRNYTPGETRGGVDRSDLKPLIIDQPEGPSFRINGYFVEWQKWNFRIGFTPKEGLVIYSVAYVDGSRGRRPIAHRLSFVEMVVPYGDPSEPHYRKNAFDAGEDGLGKNAHSLKKGCDCLGYIKYFDAHFTNFTGHVETIENCVCLHEEDHGILWKHQDWRTGLAEVRRSRRLTVSFICTVANYEYGFYWHFYQDGKIEAEIKLTGILSLGALMPGETRKYGTTIAPSLYAPVHQHFFIARMDMAVDCKPNEAHNQVVEVNVKIENAGTHNVHNNAFYAEEKILKSELQAMRDCDPSSARHWIVRNTRAVNRTGQPTGYRLVPGSNCLPFALPEAKFLRRAGFLKHNLWVTPYKSDEKFPGGEFPNQNPRLHEGLPTWVQKDRPLEETDIVLWYVFGLTHIPRLEDWPVMPVERIGFMLMPHGFFNCSPAVDVPPGTSDAADVKEADSPKVIQNGVVSKL
- the LOC124674849 gene encoding F-box protein At1g70590-like; this translates as MDAASRTWPPPNPSPAPFSSRLRVSSDSHRRRRRRHSKKSKPEPPPPPPAPPKTAPAGSGSDFADLPQELLHKALSASGAADVSAASRACRAWRDALQPLREAAALHAHGRRLKHGPAVPAPCGVEGRDVARRSALGMFQRAARLGSAAAMVDAGLLCWEEGQREEAMGYYRRAAELGHPVGMCNLGVSYLEADPPEAEEAVRWFYPAASAGNVRAQYNLGLCLQNGKGIKRNQREAAKWYLRAAEGGNVRAMYNVSLCYCLGEGFTQDHVRAKKWLQLAADCGHKKALYECGLKLCAAGDKIRSFMYLELATRRGEAAASHMRDVMLESLSPMNTQLALSEADKWRPKALYTRR